Proteins encoded within one genomic window of Scheffersomyces stipitis CBS 6054 chromosome 3, complete sequence:
- a CDS encoding predicted protein — protein sequence MLVKNQVKLKDKNVAVTFVPQDAEDLWYLYNLLKPGDTVVVVSYRNVKKGNSTQVQKGKSKMEKVLVKLKLVLEDIDYIASDNNMRLSGKSIEPNEYVPLNSYHTAEVELSKDLTILKDNWDEYDMSILNDLCSIEKKADIGAVILEEGVAHICYVTDSMTVMKAKVEKSIPRKNSEYGTKDLDKAMNTFLTMVVETMLRHFDFNALKVILLASPGFVAKSLYDKIMQECTAAQNSQSSNKDSKIYNDILKNKSKFVITHSSTGYLQGLEEVLKDPATKKRLSDTKFSEESEVLHKFQIALNDDDGRAWYGLEEVTKALDLDAVRYLMVTDQLFRSDDIDTRRNYIDLTERAKNLGAKVFIFSSLHESGIQLNQLTGIAALLKYPVPDLDESDEE from the coding sequence ATGCTTGTGAAGAACCAAGTCAAACTCAAGGACAAGAATGTGGCAGTGACATTTGTGCCGCAAGATGCAGAGGATCTCTGGTATCTCTACAATCTCCTCAAGCCTGGAGACACCGTAGTAGTTGTATCCTATAGAAATGTCAAGAAAGGAAATCTGACTCAGGTGCAAAAGGGCAAGAGCAAGATGGAAAAAGTACTcgtcaagttgaagttggtgcTTGAAGACATCGACTACATCGCCTCGGATAACAACATGCGACTCAGTGGAAAATCCATAGAGCCCAACGAATATGTTCCTTTGAACAGTTACCATACTGCTGAAGTCGAACTACTGAAGGATTTGACTATTCTCAAAGACAATTGGGACGAGTACGACATGTCGATTTTGAATGACTTATGCTCAATCGAAAAGAAGGCTGATATCGGGGCTGtaattcttgaagaaggtgtGGCCCACATCTGCTATGTGACAGACAGCATGACTGTGATGAAGGCTAAGGTAGAGAAGTCGATTCCTCGTAAAAACAGCGAGTATGGCACCAAGGACTTGGACAAGGCCATGAACACATTTCTCACAATGGTGGTAGAGACGATGTTAAGACACTTTGACTTCAATGCCTTGAAAGTGATTTTATTGGCATCTCCTGGATTCGTAGCCAAGTCATTATATGACAAAATAATGCAGGAATGTACGGCTGCTCAGAATTCCCAAAGTTCCAACAAGGACTCGAAGATCTACAATGACATCCTAAAGAACAAGAGCAAGTTCGTGATAACCCATTCGTCGACTGGATACTTGCAAGGATTGGAAGAAGTGTTGAAAGATCCTGCTACTAAGAAGCGGTTAAGCGACACCAAATTCTCCGAGGAATCAGAAGTGTTGCATAAATTCCAGATTGCTCttaatgatgatgatggAAGAGCATGGTACGGTCTTGAGGAAGTGACTAAGGCTCTCGACTTGGATGCCGTCAGGTATTTGATGGTCACCGACCAGCTTTTCAGAAGTGACGACATTGacaccagaagaaactacATTGACTTGACGGAAAGAGCCAAAAATCTTGGTGCAAAGGTATTTATATTCTCCAGCTTGCACGAGTCAGGAATCCAACTCAACCAGTTGACTGGGATAGCGGCTCTCTTGAAGTATCCAGTCCCTGACTTGGACGAAAGTGACGAAGAGTAG
- the MSE1 gene encoding glutamyl-tRNA synthetase, mitochondrial (go_function glutamate-tRNA ligase activity; ATP binding~go_process glutamyl-tRNA aminoacylation), whose product SVHPTTPARTRFAPSPTGYLHLGSLRTALYNYLLAKNTGGQFILRLEDTDRTRLVPDAEQNIYDSLKWCNLTIDEGPNEGGPYGPYRQSERMEIYKKYAQILVDSGHAYRCVCSKDRLLHLRETATKLKPPTTVTYDRKCLHEQEGQLIDSNDYVIRFKSPDTYEPFKDLVHGNLNLQPQYNYSDRRYDDFVIVKSDGMPTYHFANVVDDHLMKITHVIRGEEWLPSTPKHIALYNAFGWTPPKFTHIPLLTSLEDKKLSKRSGDIGILSLKEKGILPEALVNFVALFGWSPVRDAPGVSANESMSLEEIEEKFSLDHLTRGNAKVNDSKLFFFNKHHLHKALRDPTKIDQYVKEIFPRLSQLSHGKYSEADVKKLIQNLGSSLTSINEIETDHAYLFQPNDYSTFQKIGDPSKAALIVQALLDEPAGSFKSNVDVILQKHPELAKKDIFQTVRLALSGGKPGLNVPTLIDTLGEDAYKERLNSFLVYINN is encoded by the coding sequence TCTGTTCATCCTACAACTCCAGCCAGAACAAGATTCGCTCCTTCTCCAACGGGATATCTACACCTTGGGTCGTTGAGAACAGCGTTATACAACTACCTTCTTGCGAAGAATACAGGAGGCCAGTTCATCTTACGTCTTGAAGATACAGATAGAACGCGATTGGTTCCTGATGCTGAACAGAATATCTACGACAGTCTCAAGTGGTGCAACTTGACTATAGATGAGGGCCCAAATGAAGGTGGTCCCTATGGGCCCTATAGGCAATCTGAAAGAATGGAAATTTACAAAAAATATGCCCAAATACTCGTAGACCTGGGCCATGCATATCGATGTGTCTGTTCTAAAGACAGGCTCCTTCACTTGCGAGAAACGGCTACAAAGCTAAAGCCTCCAACCACAGTTACATACGACAGAAAGTGTTTGCACGAACAAGAGGGACAACTCATTGACAGTAACGACTATGTGATACGGTTCAAATCACCAGATACTTATGAGCCATTTAAAGATTTGGTCCATGGCAACCTTAATCTTCAACCACAATATAACTACAGCGATAGGCGATACGACGATTTCGTAATAGTAAAATCCGACGGAATGCCCACATACCATTTTGCAAACGTAGTTGATGATCATTTGATGAAAATCACCCATGTCATTAGAGGCGAGGAGTGGCTTCCTTCCACACCTAAGCACATTGCCTTGTACAATGCATTTGGATGGACTCCACCAAAGTTCACTCACATTCCGCTCTTGACTTCGcttgaagacaagaagttgtccaagAGATCAGGAGACATTGGAATACTTTCTCTTAAAGAGAAGGGAATCCTTCCTGAGGCATTGGTCAACTTTGTAGCTCTCTTTGGTTGGTCTCCAGTTCGCGACGCCCCTGGCGTAAGTGCGAATGAGTCCATGTCCttagaagaaatcgagGAGAAGTTTTCTCTAGATCATTTGACTAGAGGAAATGCTAAAGTTAATGACTCAAAgttattcttctttaatAAACATCACCTCCACAAAGCTCTCAGGGACCCAACGAAGATTGATCAGTATGTCAAGGAAATATTCCCACGTTTATCTCAGTTAAGTCATGGAAAATATAGTGAAGCTgatgtcaagaagttgatacAAAATCTCGGTTCAAGTTTGACTTCAattaatgaaattgaaaccGACCATGCTTATCTCTTTCAACCCAACGACTACTCTACATTTCAAAAGATTGGAGATCCTAGTAAGGCTGCATTAATTGTACAGGCACTTCTTGACGAGCCGGCAGGTTCGTTTAAGCTGAATGTAGATGTCATACTACAAAAGCATCCTGAACTTGCAAAGAAGGATATCTTCCAAACAGTGAGACTTGCTTTGTCAGGAGGAAAGCCTGGATTGAATGTTCCAACGTTGATCGATACCCTTGGCGAGGATGCCTATAAAGAAAGACTTAactcttttcttgtatatataaataaCTAG
- a CDS encoding predicted protein, which produces MTCESNGDSNSNGSRKCFFNSESKTANSEVHNKEEFDKMVENIKDFKQNVSSFAKSVFHLTNESFSDFNDFAKDYSFNWLFDVDGDSSGHMNQMRKNVRNFFTSKDVGFDTVLSELEESSTGMDVDIDAAFPKPYETRDAIHSSWCKRNQGGYDGISTGISDFYGGRFSDLISGSFRNGRTPFGYYAYKTPSTRAYNNCLNKAGESVWDSRGYWRCLFPNREVPVELLNYKQEKLRNTILTKEDLDNAILEKGVDETTSKGVIDLGEKGVFFRKFDDYLSWKNIMYANLRQQREEARKKYLERVKTAKEVQSQAQPPVETDSNERRVVSNSYQSFYTQNSETNEVELKEIKTESFNDGTSLTKTILKTRPLDAKDWVTVKESVSENGKDTVFNPQLDSGSKGTNGWFWNSKN; this is translated from the coding sequence ATGACCTGTGAATCTAACGGCGATAGCAACAGTAATGGCAGCAGGAAATGCTTTTTCAACAGTGAATCCAAGACTGCTAACAGTGAAGTACATAATAAGGAGGAGTTTGACAAGATGGTCGAAAACATCAAGGACTTCAAACAAAACGTTTCCAGTTTTGCCAAATCAGTCTTCCACTTGACAAACGAATCTTTCAGCGACTTCAACGATTTTGCCAAAGATTACTCGTTCAATTGGctttttgatgttgatggCGATTCCTCCGGCCACATGAACCAAATGCGCAAGAACGtgagaaacttcttcacatCGAAGGATGTTGGCTTTGACACTGTTCTTTCCGAGCTTGAAGAGAGTTCCACCGGCATGGATGTAGACATCGATGCTGCCTTTCCCAAGCCGTACGAGACACGTGACGCTATCCACTCATCTTGGTGTAAACGTAATCAGGGTGGCTATGACGGGATTTCAACGGGAATCAGTGATTTCTATGGCGGGCGGTTCCTGGACTTAATTAGCGGCTCGTTCCGCAACGGAAGAACTCCTTTTGGCTACTATGCATACAAGACACCACTGACTAGAGCATACAATAACTGCTTGAACAAGGCTGGTGAATCTGTCTGGGACAGTAGAGGCTACTGGAGATGTCTATTCCCCAACAGAGAAGTGCCTGTCGAATTGTTGAACTACAAGcaagagaagttgagaaacaCCATATTGACTAAAGAGGACTTGGACAATGCTATCCTAGAGAAGGGTGTAGATGAAACGACTTCCAAGGGGGTGATTGACTTGGGAGAAAAGGGtgttttcttcagaaagttTGACGATTATTTGAGCTGGAAGAACATCATGTATGCCAATCTTCGCCAACAGAGAGAAGAGGCTAGAAAGAAATATTTGGAAAGAGTCAAGACGGCTAAAGAAGTCCAGTCCCAGGCTCAACCTCCTGTGGAAACTGACAGTAACGAGAGGAGAGTTGTTTCCAACTCTTACCAATCGTTCTACACCCAGAATTCCGAAACAAATGAGGttgaattgaaggaaattAAGACTGAATCATTCAATGACGGCACGTCTTTAACAAAgacaattttgaaaacCAGACCTCTTGATGCCAAAGACTGGGTAACTGTCAAAGAAAGCGTTTCCGAAAATGGTAAAGATACGGTTTTCAACCCACAATTGGATTCTGGCAGTAAAGGCACCAATGGGTGGTTCTGGAACTCAAAGAACTAA
- the SMC5 gene encoding structural maintenance of chromosomes protein (Structural maintenance of chromosome 5 (DNA repair protein spr18) (SMC partner of rad18)~go_component nucleus~go_function ATP binding~go_process chromosome segregation): MTDIYQAIGDLRQYVGPNDSESVAKRRKVQSSRDFRPGSLMKLKLTNFNNYGSGEFNLSPSLNMVIGPNGSGKSTVVSAICLGLGGKIDLIKRQTLSSMIKKGKSTASTEVTIKNFDGQPPILVKREFTAKENRWYINHRPATEAKVKELRARFNIQLDNLCHFLPQERVAEFAGMSQEKLLMETERTLGDGQLYRLHEDLIKNDTSRQDVTTRIEELEEKLSKFNEERSRLEADIKKLEEYEGKTLEIEQHTKIIPYAQLSDLKKQRADLKRERDKAKSKLSKFLSSMDPLKDQHKEIETKVEMEKGLYSDIDDKQKEIRSRFINRKADLSKIKEEIGGLKSTVESLKSKSIKLQNQLKKLEEKRHELISQRDLIVLPDKDEVEGYRKLRREVSEKKDEIGSKIEDLEDKIQEKQSSRKEIMNNKKRVEQSLNSKDRLMVLSPRGGPPNSLRDGAYNAHKFLRDEAQLKDHYFESPVVCCTVTNKTMAPHLEKVIDNNTLFSITTTNKQDFSMISSFQRKMKINFPIRLTTNSGTRNPRIPKERLKQWGFECYLSDFLSGPGPVVDMIYDISKIQDIPVSRSGLSEEQIERLTMLDGNGRYPFKKFISHDTLFVLTKSNYGSNQVSYTTEKVTGSRWFDSSGLTQEAKDFMNGQLQEFKDRYNVLKGEEDGYLVEKQSLDSESRKLSAELEKYKNKIQHFTNETKNRAKIEGKLTALDAQIKKTTKESTEDTSEQVDETEEKIKSKYLDYSNKLSELSIIGKESSDVAIELSLQSFRVLQIRNREIAARNLIAKVEEQQVSLRKEYERLKAEYDQIKKGDAVKKIEEQSASYTPEERVLLSRLAKAYMDAGNFSEQVIRDKISLLEDERSVMATADVSSIERLRRTLTEIDSLEKTLPRLKDDKSKLDKRISDIQEAWEPELTKAIRNISLAFNKRFSRVASDGQVELAKAERFKDWKLQILVKFRQESELKVLDHQSQSGGERAVTTIFFMMSLSGLTNSPFRVVDEINQGMDRKNEKMAHRYLVDTACHSLSSQYFLVTPKLLTGLYYHPEMAVHCIYSGPLVDGTDRGNKEPDFMDFKANSLAQKSIYT; the protein is encoded by the coding sequence ATGACGGACATATACCAAGCCATAGGCGATTTGAGACAATATGTTGGTCCCAATGATTCTGAATCTGTGGCTAAGCGTAGGAAAGTACAGAGTTCTCGTGATTTCCGTCCTGGAAGTCttatgaagttgaagttgaccaatttcaacaactaCGGTAGTGGAGAGTTCAATTTGTCTCCTTCACTCAACATGGTTATTGGTCCTAATGGATCTGGTAAAAGTACTGTAGTTTCTGCGATCTGTTTGGGGTTGGGTGGAAAGATTGATCTTATTAAAAGACAGACTCTTTCTTCCATGATTAAGAAAGGAAAGTCCACAGCTTCAACTGAAGTTACaatcaagaattttgaTGGTCAACCTCCTATTTTAGTTAAAAGAGAGTTCACGGCAAAAGAAAACCGTTGGTATATAAACCACAGGCCGGCCACAGAAGCCAAAGTTAAAGAGTTAAGAGCTAGGTTTAACATCCAGTTGGACAATTTATGTCACTTTTTGCCGCAAGAGAGGGTAGCTGAATTTGCTGGGATGTCACAAGAGAAGCTACTTAtggaaacagaaagaactttAGGTGATGGCCAGTTGTACCGTCTTCATGAggatttgatcaagaacGATACTCTGAGACAAGATGTGACTacaagaatagaagaacttgaagaaaagttacTGAAAttcaacgaagaaagaagtagacTAGAAGCAGATATAAAGAAGCTTGAAGAGTATGAAGGAAAGACTCTAGAGATAGAGCAACACACAAAGATAATTCCGTACGCCCAACTATCTGATCTCAAAAAACAGAGAGCAGATTTAAAACGAGAGAGAGACAAAGCAAAATCTAAATTGTCGAAGTTTTTATCTTCCATGGACCCTTTGAAAGACCAGCataaagaaatagaaaccaaagttgaaatggaaaaagGACTATATTCCGATATAGATGACAAGCAAAAGGAAATACGGTCTAGGTTTATCAATAGAAAGGCAGATTTATCGAAAATTAAGGAGGAAATCGGAGGCTTGAAGTCAACGGTTGAGTCTTTGAAGAGTAAATCGATCAAATTGCAGAATCAATTaaagaaacttgaagaaaaaagGCACGAATTGATTTCACAACGTGACTTGATAGTATTACCTGACAAAGATGAGGTTGAAGGTTACAGAAAATTGCGAAGGGAAGTGtctgaaaagaaggatGAAATAGGAAGcaagattgaagacttggaggacaaaattcaagaaaagcAATCGTCACGAAAAGAAATCATGAACAATAAGAAGCGAGTAGAGCAGAGTTTAAACAGTAAAGATAGACTAATGGTCCTTTCTCCAAGAGGGGGGCCGCCAAACTCTTTGAGGGATGGGGCATATAATGCACACAAGTTTCTCAGAGATGAAGCTCAGTTAAAGGACCATTATTTTGAGTCGCCTGTGGTTTGTTGTACTGTAACAAACAAAACAATGGCCCCACACTTGGAAAAGGTGATTGACAACAATACGCTCTTTTCAATTACCACCACTAACAAACAAGATTTCAGCatgatctcttcttttcaaaggaagatgaagataaatTTCCCAATTAGATTAACAACCAACCTGGGTACACGAAATCCACGTATTCCCAAAGAAAGATTAAAGCAATGGGGGTTCGAATGCTACTTGTCAGATTTTCTTTCGGGTCCAGGGCCAGTGGTAGATATGATATATGATATATCAAAGATTCAGGATATTCCCGTGAGTAGAAGTGGATTATCAGAAGAGCAGATCGAACGATTGACAATGCTAGATGGAAACGGGAGATACCctttcaagaagtttatTTCTCATGATACTCTATTTGTGTTGACTAAATCGAACTATGGTCTGAATCAAGTTTCTTATACTACGGAAAAGGTTACTGGATCTAGATGGTTCGATTCATCAGGATTGACTCAAGAAGCTAAAGATTTCATGAATGGTCAGTTACAGGAATTTAAGGACAGGTACAACGTTTTAAAAGgcgaagaagatggataTCTTGTTGAGAAGCAAAGTCTCGATTCAGAAAGTCGTAAACTTTCGGCTGAGCTTGAGAAATATAAAAATAAAATTCAGCATTTCACCAATGAAACGAAAAACAGGGCAAAAATAGAAGGAAAGTTAACGGCTCTTGACGCGCAAAtcaaaaagacaacaaaGGAATCTACAGAAGACACAAGTGAACAAGTTGACGAAACCGAAGAGAAGATCAAATCAAAGTATTTGGATTATTCAAACAAGTTATCGGAGCTTAGTATCATTGGTAAGGAATCTAGCGATGTTGCTATTGAGCTAAGTTTGCAATCATTTAGAGTGCTTCAaatcagaaacagagaGATCGCGGCCCGGAATCTAATTGCTAAAgtagaagaacaacaagtttCATTAAGAAAGGAGTATGAAAGATTGAAAGCAGAATATGACCAAATTAAGAAGGGGGATGCTGTTAAAAAGATCGAAGAACAGAGTGCTTCGTACACTCCGGAAGAAAGAGTACTATTGTCTAGGCTTGCCAAGGCATATATGGATGCTGGTAACTTCTCAGAACAGGTGATAAGAGACAAAATACTGCTTTTAGAAGACGAGCGGTCTGTGATGGCTACTGCTGATGTGAGTTCCATCGAAAGATTACGGAGGACCTTGACTGAAATTGATTCACTCGAGAAGACTCTTCCAAGGTTGAAGGACGACAAGTCTAAATTGGACAAAAGAATTAGTGATATTCAAGAAGCATGGGAACCAGAGCTAACTAAGGCAATTCGGAATATTTCATTAGCATTTAACAAGCGATTCTCCAGAGTCGCAAGCGATGGACAAGTAGAATTAGCCAAAGCAGAAAGATTCAAAGATtggaaattgcaaattctAGTTAAATTTAGACAAGAGTCAGAGCTAAAGGTTTTGGACCACCAATCACAATCTGGAGGGGAAAGAGCAGTAACAACTATCTTTTTCATGATGTCTTTGCTGGGATTAACAAATTCTCCATTTAGAGTTGTGGATGAAATCAATCAAGGGATGGATcgaaagaatgaaaagatGGCTCACAGGTACTTGGTGGACACGGCCTGCCATAGTTTGAGTTCACAGTATTTCTTGGTCACTCCCAAGCTTTTGACAGGTCTCTATTATCATCCTGAAATGGCAGTTCATTGCATTTATTCTGGTCCTTTGGTCGACGGAACAGATAGAGGAAATAAGGAACCTGATTTCATGGACTTCAAAGCAAATTCATTAGCGCAGAAATCTATATATACATGA
- a CDS encoding predicted protein (go_function calcium ion binding) gives MSQNTKTYKDAFALFDKKGTGKIPVEHLGDLLRAVGQNPTLAEISELQNSVESTEFDFDTYQKIINRPDGFKPLGLPEDYIKGFQVFDKEQTGYIGVGELRYILTSIGEKLSDSEVDELLKGVNVTSDGNVDYVEFVKSILDQ, from the exons ATG TCCCAAAACACCAAAACTTACAAAGACGCTTTTGCCCTTTTTGACAAGAAAGGAACAGGTAAGATTCCAGTTGAACATTTGGGTGATTTGTTAAGAGCAGTTGGCCAAAACCCTACATTGGCAGAGATCTCTGAGTTGCAAAACTCTGTTGAATCTACAGAATTTGACTTTGACACATACCAGAAGATCATAAACAGACCCGATGGATTCAAGCCTTTGGGATTGCCTGAGGACTATATAAAGGGTTTTCAGGTCTTCGACAAAGAACAGACTGGCTACATTGGCGTTGGTGAATTGAGATACATATTGACTTCGATTGGGGAAAAGCTTTCCGACTCGGAAGTGGATGAGCTCTTAAAGGGTGTCAATGTCACTTCTGACGGTAACGTCGACTATGTAGAGTTCGTCAAGTCCATTTTGGACCAGTAG
- the ARC1 gene encoding G4 quadruplex nucleic acid binding protein (associated with tRNA and amino acyl-tRNA synthetases GU4 nucleic-binding protein 1 (G4p1 protein) (P42) (ARC1 protein)~go_function tRNA binding): MADFITNFSKLSFADISKADDSHFADLTNEQKALSSQFQTLSARLDEPESLESLNSNLRTKTFVAGNVASKADLVVFEKVLPVASKWTAVEDLAKYRHIIRWVDLIQNTLVEVPEGDKLKVNNDVELPREVKEKKKPAAAAGAETGEKKDKKKEAATSAAAPAQEAANASAGKGPISEEEKAARAEAAKAKKAAKAKAKAEQNAKQAAAVVPPNPSMIDFRVGFIQKAERHPNADSLYMSTIDMGDEEGPRIVCSGLVNYMPIEDLQQRYVVVVANLKPVTMRGVKSCAMVLCASTEGKVEFVNPPAGSKAGEKIFFEGFNGVPEKQLNPKKKIWEAVQPGFSTTENFEVTYTEEGKEPKRLVNERGELCHNTSIVKAEVK, from the coding sequence ATGGCTGATTTCATTACCAATTTTTCCAAGTTATCGTTCGCCGATATTTCCAAGGCGGATGACTCGCATTTCGCCGATTTGACTAACGAACAAAAGGCTTTGTCTTCTCAATTCCAGACCTTGAGCGCCAGACTCGATGAGCCAGAATCGTTGGAATCATTGAACTCCAACTTGAGAACCAAGACATTTGTTGCTGGAAACGTTGCTTCAAAGGCCGACTTGGTTGTTTTTGAAAAGGTTTTGCCAGTTGCTTCCAAGTGGactgctgttgaagatttggCAAAATACAGACATATCATCAGATGGGTCGATTTGATCCAGAACACATTGGTTGAAGTCCCAGAAGgtgacaagttgaaggtgAACAACGACGTTGAACTTCCCAGAGAAgtcaaggaaaagaagaagccagcTGCTGCCGCCGGAGCTGAAACTGGCGAAaagaaggacaagaagaaggaagctgctacttctgctgctgctcctGCTCAAGAAGCTGCTAATGCTAGCGCTGGTAAGGGCCCAATTtccgaagaagaaaaggcGGCTAGAGCTGAAGCTGCTAAAGCCAAGAAGGCTGCTAAGGCCAAGGCTAAGGCTGAACAAAACGCCAAAcaggctgctgctgttgtgcCACCAAACCCCTCTATGATTGACTTCAGAGTAGGTTTCATTCAAAAGGCTGAAAGACACCCTAACGCTGATTCGTTGTATATGTCTACTATCGACATGGGCGATGAAGAGGGTCCAAGAATCGTGTGTTCCGGTTTGGTCAATTACATGCCTATCGAGGACTTGCAACAGAGATACGTTGTCGTCGttgccaacttgaagccAGTCACCATGAGAGGTGTCAAGTCTTGTGCAATGGTATTGTGTGCCTCAACTGAAGGCAAGGTTGAGTTCGTCAATCCACCTGCTGGCTCCAAGGCCGGTGAAAAGATATTCTTTGAAGGCTTCAATGGTGTCCCAGAAAAGCAATTGAAccccaagaagaagatctgGGAAGCTGTCCAACCAGGCTTCTCCACAACTGAGAACTTCGAAGTCACCTACACTGAAGAAGGTAAGGAGCCAAAGAGATTGGTCAATGAAAGAGGCGAACTTTGCCACAACACATCCATCGTCAAGGCAGAGGTAAAGTAG
- a CDS encoding predicted protein — translation MADISIDAESIETQDLRRNERFHMYPSERLEAFTLTAGIIGGFAGFFDGVKRASLRYLTENSHRMPKTVGGWYFYHKKKNYVMIIDGCATGFKQGCKYSAAVGGFFGMEWVIDTYVRSQIDFFNTVAAATVYSALYGMYQSLSAVQTRKYILKGSALGLGLGLAQDSLRYVRGADVWYLKKFGIRNPNGPQALA, via the coding sequence ATGGCCGATATCAGCATTGATGCCGAGTCGATAGAAACACAAGACTTGCGCAGAAATGAAAGGTTTCATATGTATCCCAGTGAAAGGTTGGAGGCATTCACATTGACTGCTGGTATCATTGGAGGGTTTGCTGGGTTCTTCGATGGGGTCAAGCGGGCTTCCTTAAGATATCTTACAGAAAACAGTCATAGAATGCCCAAGACAGTAGGAGGCTGGTACTTCTAtcacaagaagaagaattacGTAATGATCATAGACGGCTGTGCTACTGGGTTCAAGCAGGGTTGTAAGTATTCTGCTGCGGTAGGAGGGTTCTTCGGTATGGAATGGGTGATAGACACTTATGTAAGATCGCAAatagacttcttcaacaccgTGGCAGCTGCTACTGTCTATTCGGCTCTCTATGGGATGTACCAGAGCTTAAGTGCGGTTCAGACTAGAAAGTATATCCTAAAGGGATCTGCGTTGGGCTTGGGTTTGGGTTTGGCTCAAGATTCGCTTCGTTATGTTAGAGGAGCAGACGTCTggtatttgaagaaatttgGAATCAGAAATCCAAATGGACCCCAAGCCTTGGCATAA